The Acidobacteriota bacterium region GTCATCGTCGCGGCCCTGACCTCCGACGGCCAGCAGATCCGCGTCGGCCTCACGGCCCGCTTCATGATCGCCCCGGGCAAGGCCGCCTGGATCCTCCAAAATCTCGGCTCCGAGCGCGAATACGTCGAGAAGGTCGTCAAGACCGAGATCCGCGGCTCGGGCCGGCGCGTGCCGACCCGGTTCGCCGCCTACGATCTCTATACCAAGAAAAGCTACGAGGCTCAGCAGGCCCTTTACGACGAGATCTCGCCCAAGTTCGAGAAGAACGGCCTCATCCTGGACGAGATCATCATCCGGAACATCACCTTCACGCCCGAATACGCCAAGACGCTCGAGGAGAAGCAGATCGCCCTCGAGAACATCACCACCGAGAAGAACAAGCTCGAGCAGGAGAAGATCCGCAAGGAACAGAAGATCGTCGAGGCCGAGGGCGACGCCAGGAGCATCGAGATCCGGCAGGCGGCCCTGACCAAGAACCCGACCATCATCCAGTGGGAGTTCGTCCAGAAGCTGGCTCCGAACGTCCAGTGGGGCATCATGCCGGACAAGGTCATCCCGGTCATCGACTTCAAGGGCCTGGCGAACCCGCAGAAGTAGGCGCGGCGCGGGCCGGCCGTCAGGACCGGCCGCTGCAGAAGTCGATCATCTGGGCGATGGCCCGCTGGCAGACCCGGCAGAACTCGTTCTTCGGGTTGCCGATCATGATGCAATATATCATGGACCGGTACAGCCCCTTCGAGGCGTAGCCGGCCCCCTCGAAGACGCCGACCTTGTCGGCGAGGGAGGCGTCGTAGGACGCCCGGACCGCGTCGATCTTCCTGGTCAGTTCGTCCTCGGCCGCCTTGGCTTTGGCCTCGATCGCCTGGATCTCGTCGGCGCGGGCGCCCCGCTGGCCGGCCGCTTCGACGGCCCTGGCCCGCCCCTCCCGGCTCTCCCGGAGCTCG contains the following coding sequences:
- a CDS encoding prohibitin family protein, with the translated sequence MAGIIIAFVIGIIVMAALVAQRERPGSGGFGALFRARKGLVFWAAAAVIVLVLAVQSLVTVQAGTVGVVKRLGAVRQEFNPGLHAVVPFIDKVVIFPTLKKTYEASETPQSSEADYPDVIVAALTSDGQQIRVGLTARFMIAPGKAAWILQNLGSEREYVEKVVKTEIRGSGRRVPTRFAAYDLYTKKSYEAQQALYDEISPKFEKNGLILDEIIIRNITFTPEYAKTLEEKQIALENITTEKNKLEQEKIRKEQKIVEAEGDARSIEIRQAALTKNPTIIQWEFVQKLAPNVQWGIMPDKVIPVIDFKGLANPQK